The region CCTTACATGTCGGTACCACTGACATTCTCCTATCCGTTCTAAGCCAATGAAAAGCAAATATAATCTTCGTAGCATTGCCGCCACTGCTCTTGTCCAGGTTGTCGAACAAGGACAATCACTCAGCCACCTGCTGCCTGCACTCCAGCGAGACATCAGTGAGAAAGATCGCGGCCTGCTGCAAGAGATCTGCTTTGGCGTACTACGCGTATTACCACAGCTGGATTGGCATCTTCGTCAACTGATGGCCAAACCGCTTACCGGCAAGCAGAAGGTACTTCATTATCTGTTGATGGTAGGTCTTTATCAGCTCATCCATACTCGCATTCCCCCCCATGCCGCGCTGGCGGAGACGGTTAACGGCGCAGTTGCCCTGAAACGGCCACAGCTGAAAGGATTGATCAATGGCGTCTTGCGCCAGTTCCAGCGTCAGCAGGACGAGTTGCAGCAACGGTTGCAGAACAATCCAGCGCGCTATGCGCACCCAGACTGGCTGCTGCAACGACTGAAAAAGGCCTATCCTGAGCAATGGGAGCGCATTGTCGAGGCGAACAATCAGCATCCTCCCATGTGGTTACGGGTCAACCGGCAGCATCATACCCGGGCAGCCTATTTGACGTTACTGCAGGAAAAAGCGATAGACGCTTATCCTCATTCGTTCTATCCGGATGCAATTCGACTGGGGACGCCTTGCGCTGTCAATCAGTTACCGGGGTTCGAGCAGGGCTGGGTCACCGTACAGGACGCATCAGCACAAGGCTGTATTCACTGGCTGACACCGCAAGACCACGAAGATATTCTCGATCTGTGCGCCGCGCCTGGCGGAAAGACAACCCACATACTTGAAGCCGCTCCCCATGCCCATGTACTTGCCGTCGACGTGGATGAGCAACGGCTGAAGCGGGTTAGAGAGAATTTGCAACGCCTTAGTCAACATGCTGAGGTCAAATGCGGAGATGGTCGAACACCATCAGAATGGTGTGGGGACAAGCTCTTTGATCGTATTTTGCTTGATGCTCCTTGCTCCGCGACCGGCGTCATTCGCCGTCATCCGGATATCAAGTGGCTGCGCCGCGATAGCGACATTACCGAACTGGCTTCTCTACAACAGACTATTCTGGAGGCTATCTGGCCCCGGCTGAAAAGTGGCGGCACGCTGGTGTACGCCACCTGCTCTATACTACCAGAGGAAAACCACCAGCAAGTGGCCGCATTTCTGCAACGCCATCCCGATGCCGCATTGGTTGACACCGGTAGCCCAGAGCATCCTGGGATTCAGAAATTACCGGCGGCGGAAGATGGCGATGGTTTCTTTTATGCGAAGCTGGTAAAAAACGGGCAATAGCTCTATCCGATTGATAAGCCCCGACAGAAACAGATACGGCAGAAATCACGATGAAGATAATTATTCTTGGTGCAGGTCAGGTTGGCGGAACGCTGGCAGAAAATCTGTCAGGCGAAAACAATGATATTACCGTTGTGGATACCAATACGACCCGGTTACGTCAGCTTCAGGACAAATTCGATCTGCGGGTGGTGACTGGCTATGCCTCCCATCCGCGCGTATTACGCGAAGCGGGCGCGGAAGATGCGGATATGTTGATCGCCGTAACCAACTCCGACGAAACCAATATGATCGCCTGTCAGGTAGCTTACTCCCTGTTCAATACTCCCAATCGCATCGCGCGTATCCGCTCATCGGAATATATCCGCGAATCTGAGCAGTTGTTTCAGGCGGAAGCCGTCCCGATTGATCACCTTATTTCGCCGGAACAACTGGTTATCGACAATATTTATAAATTGATCGAGTATCCGGGTGCCTTGCAGGTGGTTAATTTTGCGGAAGGGAAAGTCAGTATTGCCGCGGTAAATGCGTACTATGGTGGGCCTCTGGTAGGTAATGCTATTGCAACAATGCGCGACCATATGCCCCACATAGAAACGCGGGTCGCAGCAATTTTCCGTCATGACCGGCCGATTCGTCCTCAAGGCTCAACCGTGATTGAAGCCGGCGATGAGGTGTTCTTTATCGCCGCCTCACAGCATATTCGAGCAGTGATGAGTGAGATGCAACGGCTGGAGAAGCCTTATAAGCGCATCATGATTGTTGGAGGGGGAAATGTGGGTGCTGGGCTGGCCCTGAGACTCGAAAAGGATTATAGCGTCAAACTCATAGAGCGTGACGCGTTGCGGGCAGCTGAATTGGCGGAGCACTTGCAACACACCATCGTCTTCCACGGCGATGCTTCTGACCAAGAGTTGCTGGCTCAGGAGCATGTTGAACAGATTGATGTATTCATCGCCATCACCAACGATGATGAAGCGAATATCATGTCGGCCATGCTGGCAAAACGGATGGGTGCCAAAAAAGCGATGGTACTGATCCAACGCCGGGCCTATGTCGATCTGGTGCAGGGTAGTGTCATTGATGTTGCGATTTCGCCGCAGCAGGCCACCATTTCCGCATTACTGGGACATGTTCGTAAAGCGGATATCGTCAGTGTTTCGTCGCTACGACGCGGTGTAGCGGAAGCGATTGAGGCAATTGCGCATGGTGATGAAGGCACATCGAAAGTAGTAGGCCGCATGATCGCCGATATCAAACTGCCGCCAGGAACGATTATCGGGGCAATTGTGCGCGGCGACGACGTCATCATTGCCAATAACAATTTGCAGGTAGAACAGGGTGACCATGTCATCATGTTTTTGACTGACAAGAAATATGTCTCCGACGTCGAGCGTTTATTCCAGCCCAGTCCATTCTTCCTCTAACCACTCCTCAGGGCGTTTTATCCTGCACGTCCTGAGGAATCCCATTTTGGTAAATTCCCCATCGCTTGTTAAAATTAAAAAAGGTTTTATCGGGGAGAATGTTATGAGCGTTATAAAAGAGTTTCGTGAATTCGCCATGCGCGGCAACGTGGTTGACCTGGCTGTCGGGGTCATTATCGGCGCTGCGTTCGGGAAAATCGTATCGTCGTTGGTATCAGACATTATCATGCCACCACTGGGACTATTACTCGGCGGCGTCGATTTCAAACAGTTCCATTGGGTTTTGCGAGAGGCACAAGGCAATATAGCGGCAGTCAGTATTAATTACGGCGTATTCATTCAAAATATTTTTGATTTTATCATCGTTGCATTTGCCATTTTTATGGCTATCAAGCTAATGAATAAATTACGTCGTACCCAGCAGGAAGAGCCAAGTGCGCCGCCAAAGATCAGCGCAGAAGAAAAATTACTGACAGAGATTAGAGATTTACTCAAACAACAGGCCGATAGCCATTCCAAAAACGCATAATCGTCTTAATGACAGAATTAGAAGGCCAGTGGTAAAAGCATTGTTTTCTTACCACTGGCCTCCCAATTCTTACCCTGTGTTTTTTGATGTTTCTCTTTCCGGCGATAGCTCCCTTTCCCTTTTACATTCTGCTCAACACGCTGGCAAAACAGAGGATCATGAAGCAGCGCTTCAAGCGCGTTATCTTTTATCTGCCCTTTGGTATGGCGATAGTGTGACATAAATCTACCTCATTTGATGGATACAACATTCAAAGTGAATCGCCCTTTATAGCAAGCGGTTCAGTCATCTTTACCCAGAGATATTCCTCTCCAGCCTGATGCTTAATACATGCTGATAAGACCCTTTCAGAAAATCAGTATTCACTCCTGACAACTGCAGACGCAACTCCAGCGCCTTGAGTCGCCGGGATAAATCGGCATAGTCTGCTGATGCCGGGTCAGCCGCACGCAGTAAATTTGCCAATGTCAGCGCATCTTTGCGATCGGACAGTTCAGGCGGCAAAAAACCACTATTCTTCATCAGACGGTATGCGCTACGTAGTTCAGCAGGAACGGCGCTATTGTCATCCAACTGAAGCGGCTTACCGCTTCCTGGTAAATGGTCTAACTCACCGCGTTTTTGCGCTTCAATGATATGACGCTCGGCCCATTCATCAATAGGAAACATAAAACGGCCTCCTGCACGATATTCACCCACATGATAGTAGATTAGAGAGTGTTCGAACAGCGACAGCAAAGCGGGGCTTAAAATGAGGGCGTAAAAAAACCGGGTTTCCCCGGTTTTTTTACGCTAGTGCAAATTACTCTGCAGTAGCAACTTCTTCTGTCTGAGAAACTGCGCGATCAACGAGCTCGATGTATGCCATCGGCGCATTGTCACCAGCACGGAAGCCACACTTCAGAATACGAGTGTAACCACCGGCACGGCTCGCGAAACGCGGGCCCAGTTCATTAAACAGTTTAGCCACGATCTCGTTATCACGAGTACGGGCAAATGCCAGACGACGATTAGCAACGCTGTCGGTCTTGGCAAGAGTAATCAGCGGTTCAACAACACGACGCAGCTCTTTCGCTTTCGGCAGGGTCGTCTTGATAATCTCATGACGAACCAAAGAACCAGCCATGTTACGGAACATAGCCTGGCGATGGCTGCTGTTACGGTTCAGTTGACGACCACTCTTACGATGGCGCATGACCTTATCCTTCTCAGTAAAACCTTAACCTGTGATCCGGTTACTCATCAGCAATGCTTGCCGGCGGCCAGTTTTCCAGGCGCATGCCCAGAGACAGACCACGAGAAGCCAGCACGTCTTTAATCTCAGTAAGAGATTTTTTACCAAGGTTAGGCGTTTTAAGCAGCTCAACCTCGGTACGCTGTACCAGATCACCGATGTAGTGGATAGCTTCTGCCTTAAGGCAGTTAGCAGAGCGGACAGTCAATTCAAGATCGTCAACAGGGCGCAGCAGGATAGGATCGAATTCTGGTTTCTCTTCTTTCACTTCCGGCTGACGTACATCACGTAAGTCAACGAAAGCTTCCAATTGTTCAGCCAGAATGGTCGCCGCACGGCGGATCGCCTCTTCAGGATCGATCGTACCATTGGTTTCCATCTCGATAACCAGCTTGTCCAGGTCGGTACGCTGTTCAACACGAGCTGCTTCAACATTGTAAGCGATACGCTCAACAGGGCTGTAGCAAGCGTCGACTAACAGGCGACCGATCGGGCGCTCATCTTCTTCCGTATGAATACGGGCAGACGCCGGCACATAACCACGACCACGCTGAACTTTGATACGCATATTGATAGATGCGTTCTCATCGGTCAGGTGGCAGATCACATGCTGTGGCTTGACGATTTCGACATCACCGTCATGGGTGATGTCGGCTGCAGTCACAGGGCCAATGCCAGATTTATTCAGGGTAAGAATAACTTCATCTTTGCCTTGAACTCTCACCGCCAGCCCTTTCAGGTTGAGCAGGATTTCCAGGATATCTTCCTGTACACCTTCTTTGGTGCTGTACTCGTGCAGTACACCATCAATCTCAACCTCGGTCACCGCGCAACCAGGCATGGATGAAAGCAGAATACGGCGCAGTGCGTTACCAAGAGTATGGCCGAAGCCCCGCTCTAACGGCTCAAGGGTCACCTTGGCGTGCGTCGAACTGACTTGCTCGATATCTACCAGGCGCGGTTTTAGAAACTCTGTCACAGAACCCTGCATTGTGTCCTCTCTTTGGTACTAAGCTTTACTTGGAGTAAAGCTCGACGATCAGGTGTTCATTAATGTCCGCAGACAGATCGGTACGTTCAGGAATACGCTTGAACACACCTTCCATCTTGGCAGCATCAACTTCCAGCCAAGTTGGCTTTTCACGCTGTTCAGCCAGCTCCAGAGCGGCCTTAACACGAGACTGCTTTTTCGCTTTCTCGCGGATGCTGACTACGTCATTCGGAGATACCTGATAAGAAGCGATGTTAACAACGCGACCATTTACCATGACAGCTTTATGACTTACCAGCTGACGAGATTCTGCACGAGTAGCGCCGAAACCCATACGGTAAACAACGTTGTCCAGACGACCTTCCAGCAACTGCAACAGGTTTGCACCTGTATTGCCTTTCAGGCGAGCGGCTTCTTTGTAGTAGTTACGGAACTGGCGCTCCAGGACACCGTAGATACGGCGAACTTTCTGCTTTTCACGCAACTGCACACCATAGTCAGACAGACGCGGTTTACGCGCACCGTGTTGACCAGGAGCTTGTTCAATTTTACACTTGGAATCGATCGCGCGAACACCAGACTTTAGAAACAGGTCGGTGCCTTCACGACGGCTCAGCTTGAGCTTAGGACCCAAATATCTTGCCATTTTCTTTCTCCAGCAATCCTAAAAGCGGCGTTATACGCGACGCTTTTTCGGCGGACGACAACCGTTATGAGGGATCGGAGTCACATCAGTAATGTTAGTGATGCGGAAACCAGCCGCGTTCAGTGCGCGGATAGTAGACTCACGGCCCGGACCAGGTCCTTTAACCATAACTTCCAGATTCTTGATACCGTACTCTTTCACAGCTTCAGCGCAGCGCTCTGCTGCTACCTGAGCGGCGAACGGAGTGGATTTACGAGAACCACGGAAACCGGAACCACCGGCAGTTGCCCAACCCAACGCATTACCCTGACGATCGGTAATAGTAACGATGGTGTTGTTGAAAGAAGCATGGATATGAGCCACACCGTCAGAGACTTGCTTTCTTACACGCTTACGTGCACGAATAGGTGCCTTTGCCATTATTCAATCACCCCGATTATTTCTTGATCGGTTTGCGCGGACCCTTACGGGTACGGGCGTTAGTCTTGGTACGCTGACCGCGAACCGGCAGACCACGACGGTGACGCAAACCACGGTAAGTACCAAGGTCCATCAGACGCTTGATGCTCAGGGTGATCTCACGACGCAGATCGCCTTCTACAACAAACTTGGCTACTTCGTCACGCAGCTTATCGATTTGCTCTTCAGACAGCTCACTGATCTTAACATCTTCAGCAATACCCGTTGCAGCACAGATGGATTTGGAACGGGTTTTACCGACGCCGTAAATAGCAGTTAATGCAATTACGGTATGTTTATGATCAGGAATGTTAATGCCTGCTATACGGGCCACTATGCACTCCTACAATTTTATAAAGCAATACCATACTGAAAAGCCCGTTTTCAGGATACTCAAATGGATATTGCAGTTACATACAAAAGATTGGCTGGCTAATCTAGCCAGCTCAATCCAACTTTGCAAGAAAAATATGCGAGATAATCAGCCTTGGCGCTGTTTATGCTTCGGTTCGGCGCTGCAGATGACGCGAACGATGCCGTTACGCTTAACAATCTTACAGTTACGACATAATTTCTTGACGGAAGCACGAACTTTCATTTTTACTCTCCGTAACTTCTCAAGCTAAACCCAATTAGCGGTTATAGCCTTTCAGGTTTGCCTTCTTCAATGCAGACTCGTACTGACTTGACATCAGCAAGGTTTGCACTTGAGCCATAAAGTCCATGATCACAACAACAACGATTAATAATGACGTACCACCGAAGTAGAACGGCACTTTCATTGCGTCACGCATGAACTCCGGGATGAGGCAGATAAAAGTAATGTACATCGCACCGACCAGAGTCAGACGGGTCATTACTTTATCAATATACTTCGCCGTTTGCTCTCCCGGACGAATTCCTGGCACGAATGCACCGGACTTCTTCAGGTTATCTGCTGTTTCACGTGGGTTGAATACCAACGCAGTATAGAAGAAACAGAAGAAGATGATTGCAGATGCATAGAGTAGCACATAAAGCGGTTGCCCAGGCTGCAGATACAGCGAAACAGTTGTCAACCAGTTCCAACCGGTACCGCCCCCGAACCAAGATGCAATGGTTGCCGGGAACAGGATAATACTGGAAGCAAAGATAGCCGGGATAACCCCTGCCATATTCACTTTCAGCGGTAAGTGCGTACTCTGCGCTGCGTATACGCGACGTCCTTGCTGACGTTTAGCGTAATTAACAACGATACGACGTTGACCACGC is a window of Dickeya solani IPO 2222 DNA encoding:
- the rpsM gene encoding 30S ribosomal protein S13; this encodes MARIAGINIPDHKHTVIALTAIYGVGKTRSKSICAATGIAEDVKISELSEEQIDKLRDEVAKFVVEGDLRREITLSIKRLMDLGTYRGLRHRRGLPVRGQRTKTNARTRKGPRKPIKK
- the rpmJ gene encoding 50S ribosomal protein L36; translation: MKVRASVKKLCRNCKIVKRNGIVRVICSAEPKHKQRQG
- the rplQ gene encoding 50S ribosomal protein L17, with the protein product MRHRKSGRQLNRNSSHRQAMFRNMAGSLVRHEIIKTTLPKAKELRRVVEPLITLAKTDSVANRRLAFARTRDNEIVAKLFNELGPRFASRAGGYTRILKCGFRAGDNAPMAYIELVDRAVSQTEEVATAE
- the trkA gene encoding Trk system potassium transporter TrkA; this encodes MKIIILGAGQVGGTLAENLSGENNDITVVDTNTTRLRQLQDKFDLRVVTGYASHPRVLREAGAEDADMLIAVTNSDETNMIACQVAYSLFNTPNRIARIRSSEYIRESEQLFQAEAVPIDHLISPEQLVIDNIYKLIEYPGALQVVNFAEGKVSIAAVNAYYGGPLVGNAIATMRDHMPHIETRVAAIFRHDRPIRPQGSTVIEAGDEVFFIAASQHIRAVMSEMQRLEKPYKRIMIVGGGNVGAGLALRLEKDYSVKLIERDALRAAELAEHLQHTIVFHGDASDQELLAQEHVEQIDVFIAITNDDEANIMSAMLAKRMGAKKAMVLIQRRAYVDLVQGSVIDVAISPQQATISALLGHVRKADIVSVSSLRRGVAEAIEAIAHGDEGTSKVVGRMIADIKLPPGTIIGAIVRGDDVIIANNNLQVEQGDHVIMFLTDKKYVSDVERLFQPSPFFL
- the rpsD gene encoding 30S ribosomal protein S4, which translates into the protein MARYLGPKLKLSRREGTDLFLKSGVRAIDSKCKIEQAPGQHGARKPRLSDYGVQLREKQKVRRIYGVLERQFRNYYKEAARLKGNTGANLLQLLEGRLDNVVYRMGFGATRAESRQLVSHKAVMVNGRVVNIASYQVSPNDVVSIREKAKKQSRVKAALELAEQREKPTWLEVDAAKMEGVFKRIPERTDLSADINEHLIVELYSK
- a CDS encoding DNA-directed RNA polymerase subunit alpha; its protein translation is MQGSVTEFLKPRLVDIEQVSSTHAKVTLEPLERGFGHTLGNALRRILLSSMPGCAVTEVEIDGVLHEYSTKEGVQEDILEILLNLKGLAVRVQGKDEVILTLNKSGIGPVTAADITHDGDVEIVKPQHVICHLTDENASINMRIKVQRGRGYVPASARIHTEEDERPIGRLLVDACYSPVERIAYNVEAARVEQRTDLDKLVIEMETNGTIDPEEAIRRAATILAEQLEAFVDLRDVRQPEVKEEKPEFDPILLRPVDDLELTVRSANCLKAEAIHYIGDLVQRTEVELLKTPNLGKKSLTEIKDVLASRGLSLGMRLENWPPASIADE
- the rsmB gene encoding 16S rRNA (cytosine(967)-C(5))-methyltransferase RsmB; its protein translation is MKSKYNLRSIAATALVQVVEQGQSLSHLLPALQRDISEKDRGLLQEICFGVLRVLPQLDWHLRQLMAKPLTGKQKVLHYLLMVGLYQLIHTRIPPHAALAETVNGAVALKRPQLKGLINGVLRQFQRQQDELQQRLQNNPARYAHPDWLLQRLKKAYPEQWERIVEANNQHPPMWLRVNRQHHTRAAYLTLLQEKAIDAYPHSFYPDAIRLGTPCAVNQLPGFEQGWVTVQDASAQGCIHWLTPQDHEDILDLCAAPGGKTTHILEAAPHAHVLAVDVDEQRLKRVRENLQRLSQHAEVKCGDGRTPSEWCGDKLFDRILLDAPCSATGVIRRHPDIKWLRRDSDITELASLQQTILEAIWPRLKSGGTLVYATCSILPEENHQQVAAFLQRHPDAALVDTGSPEHPGIQKLPAAEDGDGFFYAKLVKNGQ
- the mscL gene encoding large-conductance mechanosensitive channel protein MscL gives rise to the protein MSVIKEFREFAMRGNVVDLAVGVIIGAAFGKIVSSLVSDIIMPPLGLLLGGVDFKQFHWVLREAQGNIAAVSINYGVFIQNIFDFIIVAFAIFMAIKLMNKLRRTQQEEPSAPPKISAEEKLLTEIRDLLKQQADSHSKNA
- a CDS encoding alternative ribosome-rescue factor A, with protein sequence MSHYRHTKGQIKDNALEALLHDPLFCQRVEQNVKGKGSYRRKEKHQKTQGKNWEASGKKTMLLPLAF
- the rpsK gene encoding 30S ribosomal protein S11, translated to MAKAPIRARKRVRKQVSDGVAHIHASFNNTIVTITDRQGNALGWATAGGSGFRGSRKSTPFAAQVAAERCAEAVKEYGIKNLEVMVKGPGPGRESTIRALNAAGFRITNITDVTPIPHNGCRPPKKRRV
- a CDS encoding DUF1992 domain-containing protein; amino-acid sequence: MFPIDEWAERHIIEAQKRGELDHLPGSGKPLQLDDNSAVPAELRSAYRLMKNSGFLPPELSDRKDALTLANLLRAADPASADYADLSRRLKALELRLQLSGVNTDFLKGSYQHVLSIRLERNISG